The following proteins are co-located in the Gloeocapsa sp. PCC 7428 genome:
- a CDS encoding DUF3386 domain-containing protein — protein MTQQLSATELFKTAYENRYTWDENFPGYSADVELKQGSEVYTGHIRINRDWSVEVTGIDNEEVQESVYTQLRDIVTHRKRSSFAQSHSKHEFNLGETDASGAVEILVKGDSMGSNYKIRGTEICQVSRVMGRMAFVIDTHESLDTENGYVASRYDAVFRNPQTNDVIRVLKFEDTYEKVGDYYVMTKQVIHSYENGERTTTEFNFSNIKLLEPATVEA, from the coding sequence ATGACACAACAATTGAGCGCGACTGAACTCTTTAAAACTGCTTACGAGAATCGCTATACCTGGGATGAAAACTTTCCTGGCTATAGTGCTGATGTCGAGTTGAAGCAAGGTTCTGAAGTCTATACAGGGCATATACGCATTAATCGCGATTGGAGTGTGGAAGTCACTGGTATTGACAACGAAGAAGTGCAAGAGAGTGTTTACACGCAACTGCGCGATATTGTGACGCACCGCAAGCGCTCTAGTTTTGCGCAATCGCATAGTAAGCACGAGTTTAATTTAGGTGAAACCGATGCTTCCGGCGCGGTTGAGATCCTCGTGAAGGGTGATTCAATGGGTTCTAACTACAAAATTCGCGGTACAGAAATTTGTCAAGTTAGCCGCGTTATGGGTCGTATGGCGTTTGTCATTGATACGCATGAAAGTTTAGATACGGAAAATGGTTACGTTGCATCGCGCTACGATGCTGTATTCCGCAATCCACAAACGAACGATGTCATTCGAGTTTTAAAGTTTGAAGATACTTACGAAAAAGTAGGTGACTACTATGTGATGACAAAGCAAGTTATTCATTCGTATGAGAATGGAGAACGCACCACGACAGAATTTAATTTCTCAAATATCAAGTTGCTCGAACCTGCAACGGTCGAGGCATAA
- the cas6 gene encoding CRISPR-associated endoribonuclease Cas6: protein MPHSLVLNLLPQSPIYPAYLSGRHLHALFLTLVSSVDKTLGDRLHASSADKAFTLSPLQINKSKHNLQWEHQQLIPAGTPCWWRISLLDDTLFNKLTQLWLNLNPKHPWHLGSADLHITSILGTPQSTQPWANAATYAQLYEQASDIERELAFRFYTPTCFRQGEFDAALPTRECVFNSLLHRWQKYSGISFDPDLTAVIFPSYFNISTTMIADSRSKFIGCVGEITYRVLGEVEPVIIKQINTLADFALYCGAGRKTTMGMGMLRRIRLTK, encoded by the coding sequence ATGCCTCATAGCTTAGTTTTAAATCTACTGCCTCAATCACCAATTTACCCCGCGTATCTGAGTGGAAGACACCTTCATGCTTTGTTTTTAACGCTTGTAAGTTCGGTAGATAAAACGTTGGGCGATCGCCTTCATGCTTCTAGCGCCGATAAAGCCTTTACTCTTAGCCCATTACAAATAAACAAATCAAAACATAACTTGCAATGGGAACATCAACAACTGATCCCTGCTGGTACTCCTTGCTGGTGGAGAATCTCTTTACTCGATGACACTTTATTTAACAAACTTACCCAATTATGGCTAAACCTCAATCCAAAACATCCTTGGCATCTTGGTTCGGCTGACTTACACATTACTAGTATTTTAGGTACTCCCCAGTCAACGCAACCTTGGGCAAATGCGGCTACCTACGCACAATTATACGAGCAAGCTTCTGATATTGAACGCGAACTTGCCTTTCGCTTTTACACTCCTACTTGCTTTCGTCAAGGTGAATTTGATGCTGCTTTACCGACAAGAGAATGCGTTTTCAACAGCTTACTCCATCGTTGGCAAAAATACAGTGGTATCAGTTTTGACCCTGATCTAACCGCAGTTATATTTCCCAGTTATTTCAATATTTCTACTACAATGATTGCGGATTCTCGTAGTAAATTTATTGGTTGTGTTGGAGAAATAACCTATCGAGTTTTAGGTGAAGTTGAGCCAGTAATTATTAAACAAATTAATACACTAGCTGATTTTGCACTCTACTGCGGTGCAGGTAGAAAAACAACAATGGGAATGGGAATGCTGCGGAGAATTAGACTTACAAAATAA
- a CDS encoding OsmC family protein — protein MPALQRTASATWNGTVKEGQGQISAASGVLQNIPYSFATRFENQPGTNPEELIAAAHAACYSMALTLTLNQKGYQPQQVQTQATCTIESQDGGFKITKMQLETQGDISGIDAETFNQIAQEAEQICPVSNALRGSVAIDLKASLK, from the coding sequence ATGCCAGCATTACAACGGACTGCATCAGCGACTTGGAATGGCACCGTAAAAGAAGGGCAAGGTCAAATTAGTGCAGCAAGTGGAGTATTGCAAAATATTCCCTACAGCTTTGCTACGCGGTTTGAGAATCAACCAGGAACCAATCCAGAAGAACTCATTGCTGCTGCTCATGCTGCGTGTTACAGTATGGCACTCACGCTGACGCTCAACCAAAAAGGATACCAGCCCCAACAGGTTCAAACCCAGGCTACGTGTACTATTGAATCTCAAGATGGAGGCTTCAAAATCACAAAAATGCAGTTAGAAACACAAGGTGATATATCAGGCATTGATGCTGAAACATTCAATCAAATCGCCCAAGAAGCCGAACAGATTTGTCCTGTTTCTAATGCGTTACGAGGTAGTGTGGCGATCGACTTAAAAGCTTCTTTAAAGTAA
- a CDS encoding YwiC-like family protein — translation MTPSQPNSIQQTSTSHAPIWYRPTFSPEHGVYVVLFVSFLTGAAAAQQWTLATTLALICAFAGFQAEHPLVLQIKQRRSWKPRFLVWGGIYTAIALSLAVYLYLQIPVLLWLYLGAIAAFAIDAISVFYRQQKSVTNELLTFAAVCLAAPFAYVATTGTWVVSVIGLWILNTLFFSSAIFTVKLRKPKTASLVPGLIYHAIASVVVGVLWYIGWLTLIAAIAFGIVLLKLGLILVRQDWYRTTRIQNVATLETVSALLFLAIVAISLLPARLS, via the coding sequence ATGACGCCTTCGCAACCCAACTCTATTCAACAAACTTCTACTTCTCATGCTCCAATTTGGTATCGTCCTACATTTTCACCAGAGCATGGAGTCTATGTTGTGCTATTTGTGTCATTTCTAACTGGAGCAGCAGCAGCGCAACAGTGGACGTTAGCAACAACGCTAGCGCTGATTTGTGCTTTTGCAGGATTTCAGGCAGAGCATCCTTTAGTATTGCAAATTAAACAACGGCGCAGTTGGAAACCCCGATTTCTTGTTTGGGGCGGAATTTACACTGCAATAGCATTGAGTCTTGCGGTTTATTTGTACCTGCAAATACCTGTGTTACTGTGGTTGTATTTAGGTGCGATCGCCGCTTTTGCGATTGATGCCATTTCGGTTTTTTATCGCCAGCAGAAATCGGTAACGAATGAACTACTCACCTTTGCTGCTGTTTGCCTTGCTGCTCCTTTTGCCTATGTTGCGACAACCGGAACTTGGGTGGTTTCGGTAATAGGTTTGTGGATCTTAAACACGCTGTTTTTTAGCAGTGCCATTTTTACCGTAAAACTGCGCAAACCCAAGACTGCATCGCTTGTTCCAGGGTTGATTTATCATGCGATCGCAAGTGTAGTTGTTGGAGTTCTTTGGTACATCGGCTGGCTGACTCTGATCGCTGCGATCGCCTTTGGCATAGTGCTGCTCAAGTTGGGCTTGATTCTGGTGCGGCAAGATTGGTATCGAACCACTCGAATTCAAAACGTTGCAACGCTGGAAACTGTTTCTGCTCTGCTATTTTTAGCGATCGTAGCGATCTCCCTCCTACCTGCCCGTCTTAGCTAG
- the cas2 gene encoding CRISPR-associated endonuclease Cas2, which yields MYIVVSYDVSEDKRRTKIHSILKSYGQWVQYSIFECNLTDSQYARMRSRLSKLIKAEDSIRFYFLCGCCQGKVERLGGEQPRDETIFFA from the coding sequence ATGTATATCGTTGTGTCTTACGATGTTTCTGAAGATAAGCGCCGCACCAAGATTCACTCAATTCTCAAATCTTACGGTCAGTGGGTACAGTACAGTATTTTTGAATGTAACTTAACTGATAGCCAGTATGCGAGAATGCGATCGCGTTTATCTAAACTCATTAAAGCCGAAGATAGCATTCGATTCTACTTTCTGTGTGGATGTTGTCAAGGTAAAGTTGAAAGACTTGGTGGAGAACAACCACGCGATGAAACCATCTTTTTTGCTTAG
- the cas4 gene encoding CRISPR-associated protein Cas4 → MHDTDYIPIAALNQYTYCPHRCWRMFCAGEFSDNAYTIEGTSLHDRVHTLGDGHREETWQIRAIWLKSERYGLIGKADLIESTDGHFYPIEYKRGKKGEWDNDEMQVTAQALCVEDMTGSPVTQGYVYYAQSHQRQLVEITQELREAAIATIEAVHNLLETGKMPPAIYGQRCTGCSLYSQCLPQATAKVQRYQEAS, encoded by the coding sequence ATGCATGATACCGATTATATTCCGATTGCTGCTCTTAATCAATATACCTACTGTCCGCATCGATGTTGGCGGATGTTTTGTGCAGGTGAATTTAGCGATAATGCTTACACAATTGAAGGCACTAGCTTACACGATCGCGTTCACACATTAGGAGATGGACACCGTGAAGAAACTTGGCAAATTCGCGCGATTTGGTTGAAATCTGAACGCTACGGTTTAATTGGCAAAGCTGATTTAATTGAATCCACTGACGGTCATTTTTATCCGATTGAATACAAACGGGGAAAGAAAGGAGAATGGGATAACGATGAAATGCAAGTTACCGCACAGGCGCTTTGTGTAGAAGATATGACAGGTTCGCCCGTAACGCAAGGATACGTTTACTACGCCCAATCACATCAGCGGCAATTGGTCGAAATAACGCAAGAATTACGAGAGGCTGCGATCGCCACTATTGAAGCTGTTCATAATTTACTCGAAACAGGCAAAATGCCACCAGCAATATACGGTCAACGTTGTACGGGTTGTAGTTTATATTCGCAGTGTTTACCGCAAGCCACTGCAAAAGTTCAACGCTATCAAGAAGCTAGTTAA
- the cas1d gene encoding type I-D CRISPR-associated endonuclease Cas1d: MGTVYITQQDAFIGKTDERLSIKANKQTLLDVPLIKVDGVVVLGRATVSPAAISEFLERHIPLSFLTATGKYLGRLEPEVTKNIFVRKAQWQAIGESTQAVHIVKAFVRGKLKNYRNALLRAQRSNTELDLNNSITRLEQAIAPIENTDTIPSLRGLEGAGSAAYFGSLKQLIRAEGFTFTVRRRRPPTDPVNALLSLGYALLRHDVQSAVNIVGFDAYLGYLHVERYGRPSLALDLMEEFRPLVVDAVVLSALNKRSLLPTDFTTEPLSHAVSLTQEGLRTFLRLYEQKKQSKFKHPVLGRQCTYQEAFEIQARLLAKYLMGETDKYPPLILK; this comes from the coding sequence ATGGGTACAGTTTACATTACACAACAAGATGCTTTTATTGGTAAAACTGATGAGCGTTTGAGTATCAAAGCGAATAAACAAACACTATTAGATGTACCATTAATTAAAGTAGATGGTGTTGTAGTTTTAGGACGCGCTACAGTTTCTCCGGCTGCTATTTCAGAATTTTTAGAACGTCACATTCCTTTAAGTTTTCTCACAGCTACAGGGAAATATCTTGGACGTTTAGAACCCGAAGTCACGAAAAATATCTTTGTTCGTAAAGCGCAATGGCAAGCTATTGGAGAATCTACACAAGCAGTACATATTGTCAAGGCTTTTGTGCGCGGGAAACTCAAAAATTACCGCAATGCATTATTACGCGCCCAACGCTCAAATACCGAACTTGACTTAAATAATAGTATTACACGATTGGAGCAAGCGATCGCACCAATTGAAAACACAGATACAATTCCTTCATTGCGTGGTTTAGAAGGTGCGGGTAGTGCTGCATATTTTGGTAGCTTGAAGCAACTTATTCGTGCAGAGGGTTTTACCTTTACAGTCAGACGCCGTAGACCGCCGACTGATCCTGTTAATGCTTTACTAAGTTTAGGTTATGCTTTGCTTCGCCATGATGTGCAAAGCGCGGTGAACATTGTCGGATTTGATGCTTATCTGGGATATCTGCACGTTGAACGCTACGGTCGTCCTTCTTTAGCATTAGATTTGATGGAAGAATTTCGACCTTTAGTTGTCGATGCCGTTGTGTTGTCTGCATTGAATAAGCGATCGCTGCTACCAACAGATTTTACTACTGAACCGCTAAGTCATGCCGTATCGCTGACTCAAGAGGGGCTGCGAACATTTTTGCGGCTGTACGAACAGAAGAAACAATCAAAATTTAAGCATCCGGTATTAGGACGACAGTGTACATACCAAGAAGCATTTGAAATCCAAGCACGGTTACTAGCAAAATATCTGATGGGTGAAACAGATAAGTATCCTCCTTTGATACTCAAGTAG
- a CDS encoding NifU family protein: MELTVDNVETVLDELRPYLMSDGGNVELVELDGPVVKLRLQGACGACPSSTMTLRMGIERRLREMIPEIAEVEQVL; the protein is encoded by the coding sequence ATGGAACTGACAGTAGATAATGTAGAAACAGTTCTGGATGAATTGCGTCCTTACCTGATGTCTGACGGCGGTAATGTCGAGTTGGTCGAATTAGATGGTCCTGTCGTCAAGTTACGGCTTCAAGGTGCGTGTGGTGCTTGTCCTAGCTCGACAATGACGCTGAGAATGGGTATCGAGCGCCGTTTACGCGAAATGATTCCAGAAATTGCAGAAGTTGAGCAAGTACTGTAA
- the cas7d gene encoding type I-D CRISPR-associated protein Cas7/Csc2, with translation MQFLKTVDAKFFHNEIPAKPMGKYAHFITIRVTESYPLFQTDGELNKARVRAGVNNPEPISRLAMFKRKQSTPERLTGRELLRNYQIGDWEKCDYNVDFSKTTPDCILYGFAIGDSGSEKSKVVVDTAYSITSFDDSHLNFTLNAPFENGTMSRKGEVTSRINSQDHILPQIFFPSIVTLKDPTEASFLYVFNNILRTRHYGAQTTRTGRVRNQLIGIVFADGEIVSNLRWTQKIYDLLQDKGQINPPDPLSEDDVLQAANHAITELMTQECISHSDFIGDNFQRLLIEVKSITGDENRLKELLNKANTESSTYAKQYILKPEKEKKAENKTRASAAKE, from the coding sequence ATGCAATTTCTCAAAACTGTTGATGCTAAATTTTTCCACAACGAAATTCCTGCTAAACCGATGGGTAAATATGCTCATTTTATTACTATTCGCGTGACTGAATCTTACCCATTATTTCAAACTGATGGCGAATTAAATAAAGCAAGAGTCCGTGCTGGAGTTAACAATCCAGAACCAATTAGCCGCTTAGCAATGTTTAAACGCAAACAGTCTACACCGGAGCGTTTAACTGGGCGTGAATTATTGCGCAACTATCAGATCGGTGATTGGGAAAAGTGTGACTACAACGTAGATTTTAGTAAAACTACACCTGACTGCATTCTATATGGATTTGCGATTGGTGACTCTGGTTCAGAAAAATCCAAAGTTGTAGTAGACACAGCTTATTCAATTACTTCCTTTGATGATTCACATCTAAATTTTACGCTCAACGCACCATTTGAAAACGGCACTATGAGTCGTAAAGGAGAAGTAACCAGCCGTATTAACAGTCAAGACCACATCTTACCGCAAATTTTCTTTCCAAGTATTGTGACACTAAAAGATCCTACAGAAGCAAGCTTTCTGTATGTTTTTAACAACATTTTACGAACACGTCACTACGGAGCGCAAACAACTCGTACTGGTAGGGTTCGCAATCAATTAATTGGAATCGTATTTGCTGATGGTGAAATTGTAAGCAACTTACGATGGACACAAAAAATCTATGACTTGCTTCAAGATAAAGGGCAAATTAATCCTCCTGATCCACTTAGTGAAGATGATGTTTTACAAGCTGCCAACCACGCAATCACTGAATTAATGACTCAAGAGTGCATCTCTCATAGCGACTTCATTGGTGATAATTTCCAGCGTCTATTAATTGAAGTTAAATCAATTACTGGCGATGAAAACAGACTGAAAGAATTGTTAAATAAAGCGAATACTGAGTCATCTACCTATGCAAAGCAGTACATTCTTAAGCCAGAAAAAGAGAAGAAAGCTGAGAATAAAACTAGAGCAAGTGCAGCTAAGGAGTAA
- the cas5d gene encoding type I-D CRISPR-associated protein Cas5/Csc1, protein MALIYRCQLELHDSLYYATREIGRLYETEPVIHNYALCYALGLVDSEVYSTTVAEEHSYRYFCPEQIPKYKEHLTPLNQQGIYVTPARSIEHTAMLNTWKYANNNYHVEMEKTQKNIPSFGRAKEVAPESLFEFFVICQKEIQLPKWIRLGKWMSKAEVKQLDYLEVKTSTTEENFTFPYPLNPLDVMFTHQIINYDVVNMPPVSLIQNIRIQGHCYQYKHLQIPARMQYRFHG, encoded by the coding sequence ATGGCTTTAATTTACCGCTGTCAATTAGAATTACACGATAGCCTCTACTATGCAACTCGTGAGATTGGAAGACTTTATGAAACAGAGCCAGTAATTCACAACTATGCTCTTTGTTATGCGCTGGGTTTAGTTGATAGCGAAGTTTACTCTACTACAGTTGCAGAAGAACATTCATATCGTTACTTTTGCCCTGAGCAAATTCCTAAATACAAGGAGCATTTAACACCACTTAATCAGCAAGGAATTTATGTAACTCCAGCGCGTTCAATCGAACATACTGCTATGCTCAATACCTGGAAATATGCTAATAACAACTACCATGTTGAGATGGAAAAGACTCAAAAGAATATTCCTAGTTTTGGTAGGGCAAAAGAAGTTGCGCCGGAAAGTCTATTTGAGTTTTTTGTAATCTGTCAAAAGGAAATTCAATTACCGAAATGGATTCGCCTAGGCAAGTGGATGAGTAAAGCAGAAGTAAAGCAGTTAGATTATTTAGAAGTAAAAACTTCAACCACAGAAGAAAACTTTACTTTTCCTTACCCGCTCAATCCGTTAGATGTGATGTTCACCCATCAAATTATTAATTACGATGTGGTAAATATGCCTCCTGTTAGCTTGATTCAAAATATCCGAATTCAAGGGCATTGCTATCAGTACAAGCACTTACAAATCCCTGCTAGAATGCAGTACCGTTTTCACGGATAA
- a CDS encoding 2OG-Fe(II) oxygenase yields MKYYYQHPNAFSSNYLKNLCGEIRACSYFAVNNLNRDFVNTKGFSVVFQRSHLAKVVQQFPFFKSYLDQALLPNCNAFYLNPLLLKEGSRVDPHIDRSLRSYCKTIEPPAIVSVLYVQVPPDLQGGELVLCCNKRQVGQIKPQTNTLLYFQGDLTHSVNAVKTPGTRLSLVCEQYSLNEVELSEIPQFTVESRTAQSKTKKRYAS; encoded by the coding sequence TTGAAATACTATTATCAACACCCCAATGCCTTTTCTAGTAATTACCTCAAAAATCTGTGTGGAGAAATTCGAGCTTGCTCTTACTTTGCTGTTAATAACCTCAACCGCGATTTTGTAAATACAAAAGGATTTTCAGTGGTGTTTCAGCGATCGCACTTGGCAAAAGTAGTGCAGCAGTTTCCTTTCTTCAAGTCTTATCTAGATCAGGCTCTTCTACCAAATTGTAATGCTTTTTACCTCAATCCCTTACTACTCAAGGAAGGCTCTCGCGTCGATCCACATATTGATCGCTCGCTACGTTCCTACTGTAAAACTATTGAACCACCTGCGATCGTTAGCGTTCTTTATGTGCAAGTACCACCCGATTTACAAGGAGGAGAATTAGTATTGTGCTGCAACAAACGCCAAGTTGGGCAAATTAAGCCGCAAACGAATACTTTACTTTATTTTCAAGGTGACTTAACTCATTCGGTTAATGCTGTGAAAACTCCAGGAACTCGCCTGAGTTTAGTTTGCGAACAGTATAGTTTAAACGAGGTTGAACTTTCAGAAATTCCGCAGTTTACCGTGGAGTCAAGAACTGCTCAGTCTAAAACGAAGAAGAGATATGCCTCATAG
- a CDS encoding glycoside hydrolase family 57: MAHPLYVAFIWHQHQPLYKGRDSSISLSAHSQYRLPWVRLHGTKDYLDLVLLLARYPKLHQTVNLVPSLILQLEDYIAGTAFDPYLAVSLTPTEQLSQEQRQFIVEHFFDANHHTLIDPHPRYAELYHQRQDKGKAWCLENWQLQDYSDLLAWHNIAWIDPLFWDDPEIAAWLQQGRNFTLSDRQRIYSKQRDILGRIIPQHRDMQHAGQLEVTTTPYTHPILPLLADTNSGRVAVPNMTLPQHRFQWAEDIPRHLYKAWELYQDRFGREPRGLWPSEQSVSPEILPYIVKQGFNWIVSDEAVLGWTLHHFFHRDGAGNVCEPELLYRPYRLETAAGDLAIVFRDHRLSDLIGFTYGSMPPKQAATDLVGHLEAIAHSHKHRQPDQPWLVTIALDGENCWEFYPQDGKPFLENLYQTLSDHPQIKLVTVSEFLEKFPPTATILGEQLHSGSWVDGSFTTWIGDPAKNRAWDMLAEARAVLAKHPEATEENNPEAWEALYAAEGSDWFWWFGEGHTSNQDAIFDQLFREHLCGIYQALNEPIPLYLRQPVESHEVQGDHRPQGFIHPVIDGMGDEQDWDRAGRLEVGGARGTMHKSSAIQRLWYGVDHLNFYLRVDLKQGVQPGRDLPSELHLLWFYPDRTMHNSPVPLEDIPNEAPLNYLYHHQLEINLLTQSVHFQEAGEHHQWHPRYSRASVALNKCLEIAVPWADLQMPPDYPLRLVLVLADEGSFRSYLPENTLIPIEVP; this comes from the coding sequence ATGGCGCATCCTCTATACGTTGCATTCATTTGGCATCAACACCAGCCCCTGTACAAAGGTCGAGATAGCAGCATTTCGTTGTCTGCACACAGTCAATACCGACTACCTTGGGTACGGCTGCATGGCACAAAAGATTATTTAGACTTAGTATTACTGCTAGCACGCTATCCAAAGTTGCATCAAACTGTCAACTTGGTTCCTTCGTTGATTTTGCAACTCGAAGACTATATCGCTGGCACGGCCTTTGACCCGTATTTAGCTGTCAGCTTAACGCCAACTGAACAACTCTCGCAAGAACAACGACAGTTTATTGTTGAACACTTTTTTGACGCGAATCACCACACGTTAATTGACCCGCACCCGCGTTATGCCGAGTTGTACCACCAACGACAAGATAAAGGCAAAGCGTGGTGTTTAGAAAATTGGCAGTTACAAGATTATAGCGATTTATTGGCGTGGCACAATATTGCATGGATCGATCCGCTCTTTTGGGACGATCCAGAAATCGCCGCGTGGTTACAGCAAGGGCGGAATTTTACTTTAAGCGATCGCCAGCGAATCTATTCTAAGCAACGCGACATCTTGGGTAGAATTATCCCCCAGCACCGAGATATGCAACACGCAGGGCAGTTAGAAGTCACGACAACGCCTTACACGCACCCAATTTTGCCGTTACTGGCAGATACCAATTCGGGGCGCGTTGCTGTACCAAATATGACATTGCCCCAACACCGATTTCAGTGGGCAGAAGACATTCCTCGGCACTTGTATAAAGCGTGGGAATTGTATCAAGATCGCTTTGGCAGAGAACCGCGTGGATTATGGCCTTCAGAACAGTCGGTGAGTCCCGAAATTTTGCCTTATATTGTTAAACAAGGATTCAACTGGATCGTTTCGGATGAAGCTGTTTTAGGCTGGACACTGCACCACTTTTTTCATCGTGATGGCGCGGGTAATGTATGCGAACCTGAGTTGCTGTATCGTCCGTATCGTTTAGAAACTGCCGCAGGTGATTTAGCAATTGTCTTTCGCGACCACCGGTTATCTGATTTAATTGGTTTTACTTATGGTTCGATGCCACCCAAGCAAGCAGCGACAGATTTAGTCGGACACTTAGAAGCGATCGCGCACTCGCATAAACACCGTCAACCCGATCAGCCGTGGTTAGTCACAATCGCGCTTGATGGCGAAAACTGCTGGGAATTTTACCCGCAAGATGGTAAACCTTTCTTAGAGAATTTATATCAAACTCTCAGCGATCATCCACAGATCAAACTTGTCACTGTTTCAGAATTCCTGGAAAAATTCCCCCCAACTGCAACGATTCTGGGAGAACAATTACACAGCGGTTCGTGGGTAGATGGTAGTTTTACAACGTGGATTGGCGATCCTGCAAAGAATCGCGCTTGGGATATGCTAGCGGAAGCTAGGGCTGTACTTGCTAAACATCCTGAAGCAACGGAAGAAAACAACCCTGAAGCTTGGGAAGCGTTGTATGCTGCTGAAGGTTCTGATTGGTTTTGGTGGTTTGGTGAAGGTCATACCTCAAATCAAGATGCTATTTTTGACCAACTATTTCGCGAACATTTGTGCGGTATCTATCAAGCACTAAATGAGCCTATTCCACTATATTTGCGCCAACCTGTAGAATCGCATGAAGTCCAAGGCGATCATCGACCCCAAGGCTTTATTCATCCTGTTATTGATGGTATGGGTGATGAGCAAGATTGGGATCGCGCTGGGCGCTTAGAAGTCGGTGGGGCACGGGGAACAATGCACAAAAGCAGTGCGATCCAGCGTCTATGGTATGGGGTAGACCACCTAAACTTCTACCTGCGTGTTGATTTAAAACAGGGTGTGCAACCTGGGCGCGATTTGCCTTCAGAGTTACACTTACTCTGGTTTTATCCTGATCGCACTATGCACAACAGCCCAGTGCCACTAGAGGATATACCCAATGAAGCTCCACTCAACTACTTATACCATCATCAGCTAGAAATTAATTTGCTAACTCAGTCAGTTCATTTTCAGGAAGCTGGAGAACATCATCAATGGCACCCACGTTATAGTCGCGCTTCTGTAGCATTAAACAAATGCTTGGAAATTGCTGTACCGTGGGCTGATCTGCAAATGCCTCCAGATTATCCATTACGGTTGGTCTTAGTGCTAGCTGATGAAGGCAGTTTTCGCAGTTACTTACCAGAAAATACTTTAATTCCGATTGAGGTGCCTTAG